AGCCGGTGGCGCCTGTCCATCTCGTGCGCGAGCGTTTTGGGGCGGCAGACCTTGTTGTCCTTGTTCTGGTGGGTGGATTGTTGGGGTGGTGGATGTGGTAAGGATTGCGCTCTGTATCGAGTACGCGGGCGATGCATTCGAAGGCTGGCAGAGCCAGCGTCATGGTCGAACCGTGCAGGATGTTCTTGAAGCTGCAATCGAGCGAATTGCGGGTGAGTTCGTACGTCTGCAGGTGGCAGGGCGCACCGATACCGGTGTGCATGCGACCGCACAGGTCGCCCATTTCGACACCACTGCGCGTCGTCCGGTCACGGCCTGGGTGCGCGGGGTCAATACCCATTTGCCGAGGACGGTCGTGGTGAAGTGGGCGGTCGAGGTCGACGATCGCTTTCATGCGCGTTTTCTCGCCTACGAACGCGCGTACCGTTACATTCTCTACAATTCGCCGTCGCGGCCGGCGGTGATGGCGGGGAAAGTGGGCTGGTTTCATCCGCCGCTGGATGAGTCGCGCATGGTCGAAGCGGCCAGCCTGCTGGTGGGGAAGCACGATTTCTCGGCCTTTCGGGCGTCCTGCTGCCAGTCGAAGACGCCCGTCCGGGTGATGTACGATGCGCGCGTTTCGCGTGCTGGCGATTATCTGGCGCTCGATTTCCGGGCCAATGGCTTTCTCCATCACATGGTCCGAAACCTGGTGGGTGCGCTGGTCTACATCGGCAAGGGACACTACCCGCCGGAGTGGCTTGGAGAGGTGCTGGAGCGCGGTGACCGTTCGATCGCTGCACCCACGTTCGAGGCGGCCGGGCTTTACCTCTGTGGTGTGGCGTACCCGCCGGACTGGCCGCTGCCTGGGGATGGGCGTATCATCTCCCAGCCTCAGCTTCCCCTCCTCTGAATGTCACGTACCCGAATCAAGATCTGCGGCCTGACCCGGCCGCAGGATGTCCGCGCGGCGGTTGATGCCGGTGCCGACGCCATCGGCTTCGTGCTCTATCCGCCCAGCCCGCGCCATGTCAGCTTCGATCAGGCGGCCGAACTCGCAGCCTTGCTGCCGCCCTTTGTCACGGCCGTCGGCCTGTTCGTCAATCCTGATCCCGGATTCGTCGATGAGGCCCTGCGCCGCGTGCCCTTGCAGCTGCTACAGTTCCACGGCGACGAAGCCGAGGCGGACTGTGCTCGCTATGGCCGTCCATGGATCCGTGCTGCGAGAGTGCGGGCGGGGGTCGATCTGTTAGAATTCGCAGCTTGCCACCCTGGCGCCCGCGGCATTTTGCTCGACGCATTTGTCGAGGGTTATGGCGGGGGAGGTAAGACTTTCGATTGGTCCCTCATCCCCGCGGGACTCGACAGGCCTCTCATCCTTTCCGGCGGACTCGATCCGGAAAACGTGCGTGAGGCGGTTCGTCGTGTGCGCCCCTGGGCTGTGGATGTGTCCAGTGGTGTTGAAGTGGCCAAGGGAATCAAGGACGCAGCCATGATGGCTGCGTTCATTGCCGGAGTTCGAGATGCAGATGGCTGACATGCAGTACCAGTTTCCGGATGAGAAGGGCCACTTCGGTCCGTACGGCGGCGTCTTTGTCGCAGAGACGCTCATGCCCGCGCTCGAAGAGTTGCGTCTGGCGTACGCCGAATGTATGGCCGATCCGGCTTTCATCGCCGAGTTCGAGCACGATCTGAAGCACTACGTCGGGCGCCCAAGCCCGATTTACCATGCCAAGCGCTGGTCCGACCTGCTCGGCGGCGCGCAGATCTACCTGAAGCGCGAAGACCTCAATCACACCGGTGCCCACAAGGTGAATAACTGCATCGGTCAGGCGATGGTGGCCCGGCGCATGGGCAAGCCGCGCGTGATCGCAGAAACCGGTGCCGGACAGCACGGCGTGGCAACGGCAACGGTTGCTGCCCGCTACGGCATGGAGTGCGTGGTCTACATGGGCTCGGAAGACGTCAAGCGGCAGGCGGCCAACGTCTATCGCATGAAGCTCCTCGGTGCGACCGTGGTTCCCGTCGAGTCGGGCTCCAAGACGCTCAAGGATGCGCTGAACGAGGCCATGCGCGACTGGGTGACCAACATCGCCAACACTTTCTACATCATTGGTACGGTTGCGGGGCCGCATCCCTATCCGATGATGGTGCGGGACTTCCAGACCGTCATCGGCAAGGAATGCCTGGTGCAGATGCCGGAGGCGGCCGGGCGCCAGCCTGACTACGTGATTGCCTGCGTCGGTGGCGGCTCCAACGCCATGGGCATCTTCCATCCCTACATCGGTGTCGAGGGCGTACGCCTGATCGGTGTCGAAGCGGCAGGTGACGGGATCGAGACCGGGCGTCACGCCGCACCGCTGACCGCCAACGTCAAGCCTGGCGTGCTGCACGGCAACCGCACCTATCTGATGCAGGATGAGGACGGCCAGATCACCGAGACGCATTCGATTTCCGCCGGTCTCGACTACCCCGGCGTCGGCCCAGAACATGCGTGGCTGAAGGATTCTTCACGTGCCGAGTATGTCGCGGTGACGGACAGTGAGGCGCTTCAGGCCTTCCACGATCTGTGCCGCTTCGAAGGCATCATCCCGGCGCTCGAGTCCTCGCATGCCCTTGCGCATGCGGCAAAGCTCGCAGCGACCTTGCCCAAGGACAAGGTTCTGCTCGTGAACCTTTCCGGACGTGGCGACAAGGACATGCACACGGTTGCCGAGCGTTCGGGAATCCAGTTCTAACCCGCTGCGGACCGCCCTGCGGTCCGCATTGCCGGACTTCATCATGTCGAAAATCCAGACCACCTTTCAGCGTTTGCAGGCCGAGGGTCGCAAGGCGTTGATTCCATTCATCACTGCGGGCGACCCGGACGGCGAGCTCACTGTGCCCTTGATGCATGCGATGGTTGCCGGCGGCGCCGACATCATCGAGCTTGGCGTCCCGTTCTCCGACCCGATGGCCGACGGCCCGACCATTCAGCGTGCTTCCGAACGCGCGCTCGCTGCGGGCATGACCCTGCGCAAGGTGCTTGCGATCGTGCGCACCTTCCGCGCCGAGGATCAGACGACGCCGGTCGTGCTGATGGGTTATGCCAATCCGATCGAGGCGATGGGTGAGGACACCTTCATCGCAGTCGCCAGCGAAGCGGGGGTCGATGGTGTGCTGGTGGTGGACTATCCGCCCGAAGAATGCACCCGCTTTGCTGCGCTGTCCAAGGCCGCCGGGCTCGATCCGATCTTCCTGCTGGCACCGACGTCGTCCGAGCAGCGCTTCCGCGATGTCGCCGAAGCCGGCAGCGGCTATATCTACTACGTGTCGCTCAAGGGCGTGACGGGGTCGGGGAATCTCGACTTCGACGAAGTGGCACGGCGCATTCCCCAGATCCGCGCCGCAGTGGGCATGCCTGTTGGTGTCGGATTCGGCATCCGTGATGCCGAGAGCGCCAAGCGCATTGGTGAAGTGGCCGACGCGGTGGTGATCGGCAGTCGCATCATCGAAGAGATCGAGCGCAGTCCCCGAGACGCGGTGGTGTCCAATGTATCCGCCTTCATCCGCGGCATTCGTGCCGCACTGGATGAGATTGCAGGAGCCAAACAATGAGCTGGTTGCAGAAACTGCTGCCGCCCAAGATCAAACGCAATGATCCGGGCGCACGAAACAAATCGATTCCGGAAGGGCTGTGGAGCAAGTGCCCGGCCTGCGAGGCGGTGCTCTATCGCTCCGATCTCGAAAGCAACATGAGCGTCTGTCCCAAGTGCGGCCACCATCAGCGTGTCCGTGCGCGTACGCGTCTCGACCAGTTGCTTGATCCGGAAGGCCGGCATGAGATCGGTGCGGAGGTGATTCCGGTCGATCCGCTCAAGTTCAAGGACTCCCGCAAGTACCCCGAGCGCCTGTCTACCGCCGCGGCCGATACCGGCGAAGCTGACGCAATGGTGGTGATGCAGGGTGCGATTCTTACCGTGCCTGTGGTCGTTGCCTGCTTCGAGTTCGAATTTCTCGGCGGTTCGATGGGGTCGGTGGTCGGGGAGCGTTTCGTGCGCGGTGCAAAGGCTGCACTCGAGCAGCGAATCCCGTTCATCTGCATTACCGCAACCGGCGGCGCGCGCATGCAGGAAGGGCTGTTCTCGCTGATGCAGATGGCGAAGACGACGGCCGTCATTACCCAGCTGGCGCAACGCAAGCTGCCCTTCATCTCCCTGCTGACCGATCCGACCATGGGCGGCGTCTCGGCGAGCTTTGCCTTCATGGGCGATGTGGTGATTGCCGAGCCCGGTGCGCTGATCGGCTTCGCCGGCCCACGCGTCATTGAACAGACCGTGCGCGAGACCCTCCCGGACGGCTTCCAGCGCTCCGAGTTTCTGCTTGAGAAGGGTGCGATCGACATGATTGTCGATCGTCGCGAACTGCGTCAGCGCATTGCCGAAATTCTTGCGCTGCTCAGCCGACAGCCCGCCGTCCATGCCTGATCTTCAGGAAGTGAGCGGCGTCACGCCGGATACGGTCGACAAGTGGCTCGCGCTGCTCGAATCACGTCACACCCAGACCATCCAGCTCGGACTCGAGCGGGTGGGTGCGGTGTGGGCGGCGCTCGGCCCGGACCCCGAAGGCCTCGTGGTGATCACGGTCGGCGGTACCAATGGCAAGGGCTCGACATGCGCGATGCTCGAATCCATTCTGCTCGCCGAAGGCTACCGCGTCGGCTGCTACACCTCGCCCCACCTGTTGCGCTACAACGAACGGGTGCGCATTGATGGCAAGGATGTCGAGGATGCCGCGCTGGTCGCGGCCTTCGATGCCGTCGAGCACGCGCGGGGCGACACCCCGCTGACCTATTTCGAGCATGGCACGCTGGCCGCGTGGGAAGTGTTCCGCACGCAAGGGCTCGACGTGGTCATCCTCGAAGTCGGGCTCGGAGGCCGCCTGGACGCGGTCAACGTGTTCGACTCCGACTGCGCGATCGTTACCGGGGTGGCCATGGATCACATGGACTACCTGGGTGACACCCGGGAAGCAATCGGCTTCGAGAAGGCGGGCATCTTTCGTGCCGGCCGGCCGGCCGTGTTCGGCGATCCGCAGCCGCCGCAGTCGCTGGTTGATCACGCGGCCGCGATCGGTACGCAGTTGTGGATCAGCGGGCGCGATTTCGGGTTCGGCGGTGACCGGCAGCAGTGGGGTTACTGGCGCTACGCGGCGCCACAGGCCAGCGGTGCGCTGACCAAGCGCGGGGGACTGGCCTATCCGTCCCTGCGCGGCGCCAATCAGCTGCTCAACGCCGCGGCGGTCATGACCGCGCTCGACACTCTGCGTGACCGGATTCCGGTGTCGATGCAGGCCGTTCGTGAAGGTCTGATGCTGGTCGAGGTGCCGGGCCGCTTCCAGGTGCTTGCCGGGCGGCCTACGGTCGTCCTCGATGTTGCGCACAATCCGCAGGCGGCCGGCGTGTTGTCCGAGAACCTTGCGGGCATGAGTTTCCACCCCGAAACTGCCGCCGTGCTGGGCATGTTCGGCGACAAGGATGTCGAAGGCGTCGTTGCACGACTGCGAGACCGGGTGGACCGCTGGTTTCTCGCCGATCTGCCTGGCCCGCGCGGACTGAGCGCGGACGAGCTTGCCGTGCGCGTGCGCGCTGCAGAGGCGAAAGGCGACATTCAATGTTTCAAAACGCCTGCCGAGGCATTTTCCGCAGCGCGGAAAAGTGTTGAGGAGGGTGATAGAATCGTCGTCTTTGGTTCATTCCTGACAGTGGCCGATGTGCTGGCAACGATTCGTGCAGAGCGGCACTGAAGAGGTTTTCCGGTGAGTGACGCAGACAACCTCGAGATCAAGAAGCGGGCACGCAGGCGCCTGGTAGGTGCGGCCGCGCTCGCGCTGCTGGCCGCGATCGTATTGCCGATGGCAATGGACCAGGAGCCACAACTGTCCTCCCAGGATATCCAGATCTCGATTCCCGACCGCGACGCGACCGCCAGCCAGGCGCGCCCGATTGCGCCCAGCCAGCCTGCGGTGGCTAGCGAGCCTGATGTGGCGCCCGCGCCCGTGGAACAGCCGCCCGGCAATTCACCGCCGCCTGCCGTTGCCGCGACCGCTCCGGCGCCCGCGCCGGTCGCAGAAGCGCCGGCCGCAGCCCCTAAGCCAGCCGCGTCGCCTTCGCGCGAAGAAGAGGAAGCCGCCAGGGTAAAGGCCTTGCTGAGCGGTGCGGCCGTTCCGGCAGCGGTGGCTTCATCCGAATCCTTCGTCATTCAGATTGGTGCTTTCAGTGACGAAGTCAAGGCATCGGCGCTGGCCGCCGAGCTGAAAAAGAAGGGCTTCGCCGCCTACACTGAAAAGGCAGGCAAGGTTACGCGCGTTCGTGTCGGCCCGGTGCCGGCGCGGAGCGACGCCGAGAAGCTCGCAGCGAAACTGCGTTCGCAGGGACACAACGCGGTGCTCGCGGCGCGCTGATTGGTTGCAATGACGGTTTTCGACTACGTTTTTCTGGCCGTGCTCGGCCTGTCGGCTGCCGTCGGATTGTGGCGCGGGCTGGTGAGCGAGGTCATGGCCCTGGTGGCGTGGCTTGCCGCATTGCTGGCCGCGTGGCGTTACTCGGGCGAAGCGGCGGGCTTGCTGAGCGGCATCATCAGTGACCCCGCATGGCGGCAGATTGCGGGCTTTGCCGCAATCGTCGTCGTTGTGCTGTTGCTGGCGGCGTTTTTGCGCTTCCTGTTGCGAGAGTTGCTCAAGGCTGCTGGCCTGGGCGCAACCGACCGTTTTTTTGGCGCACTGTTCGGCCTGGCCCGCGGCCTGGCGATCACGTTCGCAGTTGTGTTGATTGGTGGTCTGGTGGGGGTGTCGCGTGAGCCGTGGTGGGCAAATGCGATGTTTTCGCCGCCGCTGGAGACGGCAGTGATTGCTGCCAAACCGTGGCTACCGGATGCGGTAGCCGACAGAGTTCGTTTCAGATAGGCAGGGTTTCCATGTGCGGAATTCTTGGGGTCGTCGCGACTTCCCCGGTTAATCAGTTGCTCTATGACGGTCTTCAGGTGCTTCAGCACCGGGGCCAGGACGCGGCGGGGATCGCCACGGCCGAGGGCGGTCGTTTTCACATGCACAAGGGTTCCGGCCTGGTGCGGGACGTGTTCCGTACGCGCAACATGCGAAACCTGGAAGGTAACTGGGGCATCGGCCATGTTCGTTACCCCACGGCAGGCTCGGCGTACAACGCTGCCGAGGCTCAGCCTTTCTACGTCAATTCGCCTTTCGGGCTGCTGCTGGCACACAACGGCAACCTGACGAATTCGGAAGAACTCAAGCGCGAGATGTTTCTTGCCGATCTGCGTCACATCAACACCAACTCCGATTCGGAAGTGTTGCTCAACGTGCTGGCGCACGAACTGCAGGCGGCAGCCAACGGCCTCAAACTCGACGAAGACGCGGTCTTCCGTGCGGTGGCAGGCGTACACCGCCGCTGTCGTGGCGCCTACGCGGCCGTCGTGATGATTGCAGGCTATGGTCTGCTCGCCTTCCGTGATCCGTTCGGCATTCGTCCGCTGGTGATCGGACGCAATGACGTCGACGCTGGAACGGAGTGGATGGTGGCCTCCGAGTCGGTTGCACTCGATGTGCTCGGCTTCAAGTTGCTGCGCGACGTCGCGCCCGGTGAGGCCGTTCTGGTCGATATCGACGGCAATTTCCGCAGCCGTCAATGTGCCGAGAAGACGGTCGAAGCACCGTGCATGTTCGAATTCGTCTACCTCGCGCGTCCGGACTCGATCATTGACGGGGTGTCGGTGTACGAGTCGCGAGTCAAGATGGGCGAGTTCCTTGCCGAGAAGATGAAGCGCACGCTGCCGAACGTCCACATCGACGTGGTCATCCCGATTCCGGATTCGAGCCGGCCGTCGGCGATGGAAATGGCTCACCGGCTGAACCTTCCCTATCGCGAAGGCTTCGTCAAGAACCGCTACATCGGCCGCACCTTCATCATGCCGGGGCAGGCGACGCGGCGGAAGTCGGTGCGCCAGAAGCTCAACACCATTCATCAGGAGTTCAAGGGCAAGAGCGTGCTGCTGGTGGATGATTCGATCGTGCGCGGAACGACCAGCAAGGAAATCGTCAACATGGCTCGCGAGGCCGGTGCGAGCAAGGTCTATCTGGCTTCTGCAGCACCGCCTGTTCGTTACGCGAACGTATACGGCATCGACATGCCGACCCGCGGTGAGCTGATTGCGAGCGATCGCGACGAAGCCGAGATCTGTCGGCAGATCGGAGCCGATGGCCTGATCTATCAGGATCTCGATGACCTCAAGGCATCGGTGCGCGCACTGAATCCGTCGATCAAGTTCTTCGAGACGTCCTGTTTCGACGGCATCTATGTGACGGGCGACATCACGGCCGAGTACCTCAGCGGGGTTGAGAACCAGCGTTGTGAGGTCAAGCCGGCCTCGCGCGAGGACAGTGACAGCGACCAGATGGACCTGAACCTCATTACGCATCCGGACCAGTGACATCGATGGCCGATAGCAAAGACAACTACGATCTGGACACGCTTGCGGTGCGTGCCGGAATCGACCGCAGTCAGTTCAACGAGCACAGCGAGGCGATGTACCTGACCTCGAGCTTCGTGTTCGACAACGCAGCCCAGGCCGCAGCGCGCTTTTCGGGTGCGGAAGAAGGCAACGTCTATGCCCGTTTCTCGAACCCGACGGTGACCGCGATGCAGACGCGTCTGGCTGCGCTCGAAGGCGGCGAGGCCTGCATCGCGACGGCGTCCGGCATGTCCGCGATCCTGTCGCTGGCCATGTCGATGCTGCAGGCGGGCGATCATGTGGTGGCGTCGCTGGGGCTGTTCGGTTCCACTCAGCAACTCTTTGGCAACGTCCTGAGCAAGTTCGGCATCGAGACCACCTTCGTGCCGGCGACCGATCTTGCCGCCTACCGCGACGCCGTGCGTGCTTCCACCAAGCTGTTCTTCATCGAGACGCCGTCCAATCCGCTGACCGAGGTTGTTGATATCGCAGCGGTTGCCGCGGTCGCTCACGAAGCAGGGGCCATTCTTGCGGTCGATAACTGCTTCTGTTCGCCGGTGTTGCAGCGTCCGCTCGAACTCGGCGCAGACGTGGTCGTGCATTCGGCGACCAAGTATCTGGATGGGCAGGGACGCGTGCTCGGTGGCGCTGTTGTGGGTCCGAAGGTCATTACCGACGAGGTGTTCAAGTTCTTGCGCACTGCGGGACCGACGCTGTCACCGTTCAATGCCTGGGTCATCCTCAAGGGCCTCGAAACACTTCGCATCCGCATGGATGCGCAGTCCGCGAGCGCGCTTGAGTTGGCGCGCTGGCTTGAGGCCCAGCCGGGCGTCGCGCGCGTCTTCTACCCCGGGCTGCCTTCGCACCCGCAGCATGAGCTGGCAATGAGACAGCAGAAGAGTGGCGGTGCCATTCTGAGCTTCGAGGTCAAGGGTGGGCGCGAGGCGGCATGGAGGGTGGTCGACTCCACCAAGATGATTTCGATCACCGCCAATCTCGGCGACACCAAGACCACGATCACGCATCCTGCGACCACGACGCATGGGCGCATCTCGCCCGAAGCGCGTGCCGCAGCGGGCATTGGCGACGGACTGTTGCGCATCGCCGTGGGGCTGGAGTCGATTGACGACCTCAAGGCCGATCTGGCTCGAGGACTCGCAGGCTGACTCCCGCTGCAGGCGTGCCGTACCCCAGAAAGCGCTGGTTGCATGACCGGCGCTTTTTTTTTCGTCACGTTGTTCCGTCGCGGCTGTGCAGCAGTGACTGTCGAGGAATGCCTGCAGGCGGCCCGGCATCGCGATTGCGGTGCGTGTTGCGGGCGATTTGCGTAGACTGACGGTGGCAGGGCGTATGCGATCTGCGCCTTCGGCACCTGACAACATGGGCGACTTGAATGACGGATCACACAACGGGCAGCGTACATACCGAGATCGAGCAGATCATCGCGGCACTCGAACACGGGAAGTACAAGCGTGTTCGAAAGATGCTGCATCAGATGCATCATGCGAAGATCGCCGGGCTGCTCGAGGTGCTCGATCCCGAGCAGCGCCTTGCCGTGTGGCAACAGGTCGATTCCGGGCATGAGGCGCGCATTCTCGCTCACCTCAATCCCGCACTCGGGCGCCATCTGGTCAGCGAGTCGGGCGACCATGCCAGTCATCAGGAAGAGGAAGCGGAAAGCGAGGAGTCGTCCGCGGCAACTCAGATCCGGGAAGTGCGGGGCGCGCTGGCGCAGGGCAAGCTCAAACGCGTAGGCAAGATTCTGCGCGACATGCACCCGGCGAAGGCTGCCGGATTGCTGGAGTCACTCCCGCCAAAGGAGCGTGTCGCGGCGTGGGGCATGGTCGAGGCCGATCGCGCGGGCAAGGTTCTGACCTATCTGCATGGTGAGAGCTGCGCTGCGCTGGCGCTCGAAATGGATCACGAGGATCTGGTGATCGCGGCTGAAAGGCTCGATCTCGACGATCTCGTCGACCTTATTCAGGCCTTGCCCGACGAGAACGGGCAGCAACTGATGCGCGCCACCTACGGCCGTCGCCGCGAGAAGCTCGAGTCGATGCTGTCCTATCCCGAGGATTCGGCGGGTGGCCTGATGAACGCGGATCAGATCGTGGTGCGGCCCGATGTGCGTCTGGCAACCGTGCTCGGCTATCTGCGCCTGATCAAATCGTTGCCGGTGCAGACCGACATGCTGATGGTGGTCGACCGCAAGGGCATCTATCAGGGCGTGCTCAGGCTCAGTGCGCTGGTGACGGCCAAGCCGGAGTTCAAGGTGGCCGAGGTGATGGAAACCGAGCTTCCGGTCATCGCGGTGACCACGTCCTCCGATGAGGTCGCGCGCCTGTTTCAGGATCACGACCTGCTGTCTGCCCCGGTGGTGGACGAGAACGGCTTGCTGCTCGGGCGGATTACCGTCGATGACGTGGTCGATCTGATCCGCGAAAGCTCGGATCGCGCCATGATGCACATGGCCGGTCTGGACGAGGAGGCCGACATGTTTGCCCCCGTACTGACCAGTTCCCGGCGACGGGCGGTCTGGCTCGGGATCAATCTCGTGACCGCCTTCCTTGCCGCCTGGGTGATCGGGCTGTTCCAGACGACGCTCGAGCGCGTGGTTGCGCTCGCCGTGCTGATGCCGATTGTTGCCAGCATGGGGGGCATCGCCGGCAGCCAGACGCTGACGCTGGTGATTCGCGGCATGGCGCTTGGTCAGGTCGGGGGCAGCAACGCGCGGGCCCTGCTCGCGAAGGAAATCGGCATCGCGCTGCTGAACGGATTGCTGTGGGCGGTCGTCGTGGCATTGCTGGCCGTCGCCTGGTTTGGCGACTGGC
This genomic interval from Parazoarcus communis contains the following:
- the truA gene encoding tRNA pseudouridine(38-40) synthase TruA — protein: MVRIALCIEYAGDAFEGWQSQRHGRTVQDVLEAAIERIAGEFVRLQVAGRTDTGVHATAQVAHFDTTARRPVTAWVRGVNTHLPRTVVVKWAVEVDDRFHARFLAYERAYRYILYNSPSRPAVMAGKVGWFHPPLDESRMVEAASLLVGKHDFSAFRASCCQSKTPVRVMYDARVSRAGDYLALDFRANGFLHHMVRNLVGALVYIGKGHYPPEWLGEVLERGDRSIAAPTFEAAGLYLCGVAYPPDWPLPGDGRIISQPQLPLL
- a CDS encoding phosphoribosylanthranilate isomerase encodes the protein MSRTRIKICGLTRPQDVRAAVDAGADAIGFVLYPPSPRHVSFDQAAELAALLPPFVTAVGLFVNPDPGFVDEALRRVPLQLLQFHGDEAEADCARYGRPWIRAARVRAGVDLLEFAACHPGARGILLDAFVEGYGGGGKTFDWSLIPAGLDRPLILSGGLDPENVREAVRRVRPWAVDVSSGVEVAKGIKDAAMMAAFIAGVRDADG
- the trpB gene encoding tryptophan synthase subunit beta — its product is MQMADMQYQFPDEKGHFGPYGGVFVAETLMPALEELRLAYAECMADPAFIAEFEHDLKHYVGRPSPIYHAKRWSDLLGGAQIYLKREDLNHTGAHKVNNCIGQAMVARRMGKPRVIAETGAGQHGVATATVAARYGMECVVYMGSEDVKRQAANVYRMKLLGATVVPVESGSKTLKDALNEAMRDWVTNIANTFYIIGTVAGPHPYPMMVRDFQTVIGKECLVQMPEAAGRQPDYVIACVGGGSNAMGIFHPYIGVEGVRLIGVEAAGDGIETGRHAAPLTANVKPGVLHGNRTYLMQDEDGQITETHSISAGLDYPGVGPEHAWLKDSSRAEYVAVTDSEALQAFHDLCRFEGIIPALESSHALAHAAKLAATLPKDKVLLVNLSGRGDKDMHTVAERSGIQF
- the trpA gene encoding tryptophan synthase subunit alpha, with translation MSKIQTTFQRLQAEGRKALIPFITAGDPDGELTVPLMHAMVAGGADIIELGVPFSDPMADGPTIQRASERALAAGMTLRKVLAIVRTFRAEDQTTPVVLMGYANPIEAMGEDTFIAVASEAGVDGVLVVDYPPEECTRFAALSKAAGLDPIFLLAPTSSEQRFRDVAEAGSGYIYYVSLKGVTGSGNLDFDEVARRIPQIRAAVGMPVGVGFGIRDAESAKRIGEVADAVVIGSRIIEEIERSPRDAVVSNVSAFIRGIRAALDEIAGAKQ
- the accD gene encoding acetyl-CoA carboxylase, carboxyltransferase subunit beta, translated to MSWLQKLLPPKIKRNDPGARNKSIPEGLWSKCPACEAVLYRSDLESNMSVCPKCGHHQRVRARTRLDQLLDPEGRHEIGAEVIPVDPLKFKDSRKYPERLSTAAADTGEADAMVVMQGAILTVPVVVACFEFEFLGGSMGSVVGERFVRGAKAALEQRIPFICITATGGARMQEGLFSLMQMAKTTAVITQLAQRKLPFISLLTDPTMGGVSASFAFMGDVVIAEPGALIGFAGPRVIEQTVRETLPDGFQRSEFLLEKGAIDMIVDRRELRQRIAEILALLSRQPAVHA
- the folC gene encoding bifunctional tetrahydrofolate synthase/dihydrofolate synthase yields the protein MPDLQEVSGVTPDTVDKWLALLESRHTQTIQLGLERVGAVWAALGPDPEGLVVITVGGTNGKGSTCAMLESILLAEGYRVGCYTSPHLLRYNERVRIDGKDVEDAALVAAFDAVEHARGDTPLTYFEHGTLAAWEVFRTQGLDVVILEVGLGGRLDAVNVFDSDCAIVTGVAMDHMDYLGDTREAIGFEKAGIFRAGRPAVFGDPQPPQSLVDHAAAIGTQLWISGRDFGFGGDRQQWGYWRYAAPQASGALTKRGGLAYPSLRGANQLLNAAAVMTALDTLRDRIPVSMQAVREGLMLVEVPGRFQVLAGRPTVVLDVAHNPQAAGVLSENLAGMSFHPETAAVLGMFGDKDVEGVVARLRDRVDRWFLADLPGPRGLSADELAVRVRAAEAKGDIQCFKTPAEAFSAARKSVEEGDRIVVFGSFLTVADVLATIRAERH
- a CDS encoding SPOR domain-containing protein, which produces MSDADNLEIKKRARRRLVGAAALALLAAIVLPMAMDQEPQLSSQDIQISIPDRDATASQARPIAPSQPAVASEPDVAPAPVEQPPGNSPPPAVAATAPAPAPVAEAPAAAPKPAASPSREEEEAARVKALLSGAAVPAAVASSESFVIQIGAFSDEVKASALAAELKKKGFAAYTEKAGKVTRVRVGPVPARSDAEKLAAKLRSQGHNAVLAAR
- a CDS encoding CvpA family protein — protein: MTVFDYVFLAVLGLSAAVGLWRGLVSEVMALVAWLAALLAAWRYSGEAAGLLSGIISDPAWRQIAGFAAIVVVVLLLAAFLRFLLRELLKAAGLGATDRFFGALFGLARGLAITFAVVLIGGLVGVSREPWWANAMFSPPLETAVIAAKPWLPDAVADRVRFR
- the purF gene encoding amidophosphoribosyltransferase, with translation MCGILGVVATSPVNQLLYDGLQVLQHRGQDAAGIATAEGGRFHMHKGSGLVRDVFRTRNMRNLEGNWGIGHVRYPTAGSAYNAAEAQPFYVNSPFGLLLAHNGNLTNSEELKREMFLADLRHINTNSDSEVLLNVLAHELQAAANGLKLDEDAVFRAVAGVHRRCRGAYAAVVMIAGYGLLAFRDPFGIRPLVIGRNDVDAGTEWMVASESVALDVLGFKLLRDVAPGEAVLVDIDGNFRSRQCAEKTVEAPCMFEFVYLARPDSIIDGVSVYESRVKMGEFLAEKMKRTLPNVHIDVVIPIPDSSRPSAMEMAHRLNLPYREGFVKNRYIGRTFIMPGQATRRKSVRQKLNTIHQEFKGKSVLLVDDSIVRGTTSKEIVNMAREAGASKVYLASAAPPVRYANVYGIDMPTRGELIASDRDEAEICRQIGADGLIYQDLDDLKASVRALNPSIKFFETSCFDGIYVTGDITAEYLSGVENQRCEVKPASREDSDSDQMDLNLITHPDQ
- a CDS encoding O-succinylhomoserine sulfhydrylase, with translation MADSKDNYDLDTLAVRAGIDRSQFNEHSEAMYLTSSFVFDNAAQAAARFSGAEEGNVYARFSNPTVTAMQTRLAALEGGEACIATASGMSAILSLAMSMLQAGDHVVASLGLFGSTQQLFGNVLSKFGIETTFVPATDLAAYRDAVRASTKLFFIETPSNPLTEVVDIAAVAAVAHEAGAILAVDNCFCSPVLQRPLELGADVVVHSATKYLDGQGRVLGGAVVGPKVITDEVFKFLRTAGPTLSPFNAWVILKGLETLRIRMDAQSASALELARWLEAQPGVARVFYPGLPSHPQHELAMRQQKSGGAILSFEVKGGREAAWRVVDSTKMISITANLGDTKTTITHPATTTHGRISPEARAAAGIGDGLLRIAVGLESIDDLKADLARGLAG
- the mgtE gene encoding magnesium transporter, yielding MTDHTTGSVHTEIEQIIAALEHGKYKRVRKMLHQMHHAKIAGLLEVLDPEQRLAVWQQVDSGHEARILAHLNPALGRHLVSESGDHASHQEEEAESEESSAATQIREVRGALAQGKLKRVGKILRDMHPAKAAGLLESLPPKERVAAWGMVEADRAGKVLTYLHGESCAALALEMDHEDLVIAAERLDLDDLVDLIQALPDENGQQLMRATYGRRREKLESMLSYPEDSAGGLMNADQIVVRPDVRLATVLGYLRLIKSLPVQTDMLMVVDRKGIYQGVLRLSALVTAKPEFKVAEVMETELPVIAVTTSSDEVARLFQDHDLLSAPVVDENGLLLGRITVDDVVDLIRESSDRAMMHMAGLDEEADMFAPVLTSSRRRAVWLGINLVTAFLAAWVIGLFQTTLERVVALAVLMPIVASMGGIAGSQTLTLVIRGMALGQVGGSNARALLAKEIGIALLNGLLWAVVVALLAVAWFGDWQIGGVIGAAILINLLFAALAGLVVPMVLDRMGIDPALAGGVILTTVTDVIGFFAFLGLASIVL